In a single window of the Candidatus Neomarinimicrobiota bacterium genome:
- a CDS encoding FlgD immunoglobulin-like domain containing protein: MKTKYLDNQLTSFLILVFLIFPNLLNSQNSDSRRFMIGPNGKHHGIAQDVKAIDNRLGVRMREPAPSVNRGGDLFDLRWADRGDVVNFGFSTTTEGTGGDSIAQWMVPLGDAKVHKLMLYIVDFEGYFEFFLNKSNYNGEADIFECVEANGWVGKYDASGNWVPGENECFSQPPIGEEIWPKSASGIRTNITSDHANSWVEIDLSSFGVPIPDVGSDNFFINGHAVRTANWGIGALNDAMTPYHSFKYYGDEENPGGAANKPGWVIRAYSWELYAIVEYYTDIPPIISNVTSLGTVLSSDPRTVSANVTDYNPGGGAVGISSATLHYTIDWWEEHEVPMTLSGDAYTGTIPGQSHTTHVDYYVSATDVEGNTSTSRPHEYRVFVPSAPVLLVDNQWVEEPDLWFNQPIEELYGISIDYDLWEPWSYGRGTYDLFKNYDIIIEMGTPGLDVCSDTSGLASWLNEGNKNLIITGDDWFWVCIKGETERVTFKSGDFAWDYLGIGATDQDFQLDENDDSWQEGIARMNPIENNAISGELYSFLNTNNLVLNHDPGYETGYQNWIDGVELRDSNVNVAFKTYKGQVDALTGAVSDEIEHITGIYSHTATGSKVAFFGFDVRALNTSQVGSAVDHSTGYNRIRTTKYSPIVRSLDWMKSLPPSSFELVYPYDNTVVEITRQNNWADTLYFAWEPSVDPHGGDVVYRRELSGDLLNFALMTNNHMTSNMYKIPFHHIEHYMHTEGIESATGTWTVIADGGSKRTYASNGPITLTIDASSVSTEESGIIPDVFALHANYPNPFNPSTAITYDLPEAATVHLVIYDLLGKQIKTLVNQSQDAGSKTAVWDGTDNLGRQVSAGLYIYRIKAGSYSKTMKMVLLK, encoded by the coding sequence ATGAAAACAAAGTATTTAGACAACCAATTAACATCGTTTCTGATTCTTGTGTTTCTGATTTTTCCGAACCTCTTAAATTCTCAAAATTCCGACTCAAGGAGATTCATGATTGGTCCAAACGGAAAACATCACGGTATTGCTCAAGATGTTAAAGCTATAGACAACAGATTAGGTGTGAGAATGCGTGAACCTGCTCCATCAGTGAATCGGGGCGGGGATCTGTTTGATTTGAGATGGGCTGATCGAGGAGATGTTGTCAACTTTGGTTTTTCTACTACTACTGAAGGTACAGGGGGTGATTCAATTGCTCAATGGATGGTACCACTGGGCGATGCAAAAGTCCATAAACTTATGTTGTACATAGTGGACTTTGAGGGGTACTTCGAGTTCTTTCTTAACAAATCAAATTATAACGGTGAAGCAGACATATTTGAGTGTGTCGAGGCAAATGGTTGGGTAGGGAAATATGATGCTTCAGGCAACTGGGTGCCCGGTGAAAATGAATGTTTCAGTCAGCCGCCCATCGGTGAAGAGATATGGCCCAAGAGTGCCAGTGGGATAAGAACTAATATTACGTCTGACCATGCAAACAGTTGGGTTGAAATAGATCTTTCTTCTTTTGGTGTTCCTATTCCCGATGTTGGTAGTGATAACTTCTTCATTAATGGTCATGCCGTTAGAACAGCCAACTGGGGTATTGGTGCCCTTAATGATGCCATGACACCTTACCACTCATTCAAATATTACGGAGATGAGGAAAATCCTGGTGGGGCGGCCAATAAACCGGGATGGGTCATTCGTGCTTACAGCTGGGAACTTTATGCCATAGTTGAATACTATACGGACATTCCACCAATAATTTCCAATGTTACGTCTCTAGGTACAGTCCTCTCTTCAGATCCAAGAACCGTATCAGCTAATGTTACAGATTATAATCCTGGTGGCGGGGCTGTGGGAATCTCGAGTGCCACGCTCCACTATACTATTGACTGGTGGGAAGAGCATGAAGTTCCTATGACTTTGTCTGGTGATGCTTACACCGGCACGATTCCTGGCCAGTCTCATACTACCCATGTGGACTACTACGTCTCGGCTACAGATGTGGAAGGTAATACATCAACAAGCCGACCGCACGAGTATCGAGTATTTGTTCCCAGTGCTCCCGTATTGCTGGTTGACAACCAATGGGTGGAGGAACCAGATCTTTGGTTCAATCAGCCTATAGAAGAACTTTATGGTATATCTATTGATTATGATTTATGGGAGCCTTGGTCTTATGGCAGGGGAACCTATGACCTGTTCAAGAACTATGACATCATCATTGAGATGGGCACGCCTGGTTTAGATGTGTGTTCTGACACATCCGGCCTCGCAAGTTGGCTGAATGAAGGAAACAAGAATCTGATTATTACCGGAGATGATTGGTTTTGGGTTTGTATTAAAGGTGAGACAGAAAGAGTTACCTTCAAATCAGGAGATTTTGCCTGGGACTATCTTGGGATAGGTGCAACTGATCAAGATTTTCAGTTAGACGAAAATGATGATAGTTGGCAAGAAGGGATTGCAAGGATGAATCCTATCGAGAATAATGCTATATCGGGAGAGCTCTATTCATTTCTCAATACGAACAATCTTGTTCTTAACCATGACCCTGGGTATGAAACTGGGTACCAGAATTGGATAGATGGTGTTGAACTGCGTGATTCTAATGTAAATGTTGCCTTTAAAACCTATAAAGGGCAGGTGGACGCTTTGACCGGTGCCGTATCTGATGAAATTGAGCACATAACGGGCATCTATTCTCATACAGCCACAGGTAGTAAGGTCGCTTTTTTCGGCTTTGATGTTCGTGCCTTAAATACATCTCAAGTCGGCTCAGCTGTAGATCATTCTACAGGATACAACCGTATTAGAACGACAAAATATTCACCAATAGTTCGATCCTTAGACTGGATGAAATCCTTACCCCCAAGTTCATTCGAGCTTGTATATCCTTATGATAATACAGTTGTCGAAATAACCCGCCAGAATAACTGGGCAGATACCCTTTATTTCGCATGGGAACCATCCGTCGATCCACATGGAGGTGATGTTGTATATAGACGTGAGCTATCTGGCGACCTGCTGAACTTTGCCTTAATGACCAATAATCATATGACCAGTAATATGTACAAGATACCCTTCCATCATATTGAACACTATATGCACACAGAAGGGATTGAGAGCGCAACAGGAACTTGGACTGTAATAGCAGATGGGGGATCAAAACGAACGTATGCATCAAATGGACCGATCACCCTTACCATAGATGCGAGTTCCGTGAGCACCGAAGAGTCTGGAATCATTCCTGATGTTTTTGCCTTACACGCCAACTATCCCAATCCTTTCAATCCCAGCACTGCAATCACCTATGATTTACCAGAAGCCGCCACGGTTCATCTGGTGATCTATGATTTACTGGGTAAACAGATAAAGACCCTTGTGAATCAGTCACAGGATGCTGGTTCTAAGACTGCTGTCTGGGATGGTACTGATAACTTAGGTAGACAAGTCAGTGCTGGTCTGTATATCTATAGAATCAAGGCGGGCAGTTATTCTAAAACGATGAAGATGGTGCTGTTGAAATAA
- a CDS encoding carboxypeptidase regulatory-like domain-containing protein, protein MMRSYSFCLFFFSLLTYSTAASTPDRHPVRDAALQLERVSGQRQALMDHQAEQERRMIEASKRSAAAREEERAGRFVQKPSVYQLSGSASIEGVVSDDDGNPIAEIDVSVESMEGHGGSWTTTDADGFYQLTVTAGRNRLWLDSGDLIPDYMSPRDKEVRAEEGATVVVDFALYVTDTTIIGVVMLDDSPLVDVSISADGSTGWTNTSSQSDGTFTLDVASEADASGGYAIWVDTWNLTQAAHYEENYRGVVSGTANLTIQLRSPSAWVEGKVTDEDANPLADIRVDANQHSTGNHAEAYTDADGYFKLGVIKGRWWVQPDSWYTIPEYLVPHGEEVAIDEGATVTQDFVAYSADATISGTVHYEGVPLFEPFSIGVHSELGWTETKSREDGTYLLPVASEADTEGGYSVWLNNWSLPPDLIVQENYNDVMSGATDIDFHVVPPTSRIEGKVADESGDPIPNVRVWANREDGGGAGAGAMTDASGFFSIGVMHGRWRIGVDGGYLRPDYLTPNDKVVRVEESATVTVDMTVYSTDASITGTVTLDGAPVAGLGVETRSRLGRTQTVTDHNGSYTLSVASAADSEGGYHVWLYDLELAEKVFILNVYYNLPSNSSGINFRLTYANAWVEGKVLDDDDTPITDVTVYVNSDVSPWNQAQIKTDELGYYKVGVVEGEWHVRVDVWGLIPHYMASRDTVLFVAEGATEMVDLSAYKADATITGTVYLDESPIREIGIQANAPLGWTETKSTEDGSYTLSVASEADTDMGYSVSLHDWELPDNTYVEKRHYDNVLSGSSGIEFHIHKTLSAFEGHVFSLATGEPVDNGWVWARDEAKDWDRTVGTQRNGKFRMAVPNGTYDIFAGAGGYDGQLVERDVEILDEVMEYNIYLEGDGPTVTLDDDPSMPQSFALHANYPNPFNPTTTILYDLPEAATVHLVIYDVLGKQIKTLVNHSQDAGSKTAIWDGTDGLGRSVSAGVYLYRIKAGEFSQTMKMLLLK, encoded by the coding sequence ATGATGCGTAGTTATTCTTTTTGTCTGTTCTTTTTTTCTCTTCTAACATACTCAACCGCTGCCAGCACCCCGGATCGACACCCGGTCAGGGACGCCGCACTTCAGCTTGAAAGAGTGAGCGGACAGCGCCAGGCTCTGATGGATCATCAGGCCGAGCAAGAGCGCCGAATGATTGAGGCGAGCAAGAGGAGTGCCGCGGCGCGGGAGGAGGAGCGTGCCGGTCGATTCGTCCAGAAGCCTTCAGTGTATCAGCTCTCCGGGAGTGCATCGATTGAAGGGGTCGTATCCGATGACGACGGTAACCCCATTGCGGAGATAGACGTGTCCGTGGAATCGATGGAGGGCCACGGCGGAAGCTGGACTACTACAGACGCCGACGGTTTCTATCAGCTGACCGTTACCGCTGGCAGAAATCGTCTCTGGCTGGACAGCGGCGATCTCATCCCTGATTACATGTCCCCGCGGGATAAAGAAGTCCGTGCGGAAGAGGGCGCCACAGTTGTTGTCGATTTCGCTCTATACGTCACCGATACTACCATCATCGGAGTGGTCATGCTGGATGATTCTCCGTTAGTTGATGTTAGTATATCGGCAGACGGTTCCACCGGCTGGACGAACACGTCCTCTCAATCAGACGGAACATTCACGCTTGATGTGGCCAGCGAGGCCGACGCCAGCGGGGGATACGCCATCTGGGTGGACACATGGAACCTGACACAGGCGGCCCATTATGAGGAGAACTATAGAGGCGTCGTTTCCGGCACCGCCAATCTTACGATCCAGCTTCGATCTCCATCGGCGTGGGTGGAAGGAAAGGTGACCGATGAGGACGCTAACCCGCTTGCGGATATCCGGGTGGACGCGAATCAGCATAGTACAGGCAATCACGCTGAAGCTTACACAGATGCCGACGGCTATTTCAAACTCGGTGTGATTAAAGGACGGTGGTGGGTCCAGCCGGACAGCTGGTACACAATTCCTGAATACCTTGTACCTCATGGGGAGGAAGTGGCCATCGATGAAGGCGCGACAGTGACGCAAGATTTTGTCGCCTATTCTGCCGATGCCACCATAAGCGGCACCGTTCATTACGAAGGGGTGCCTCTCTTTGAGCCTTTCTCAATCGGGGTGCATAGTGAACTGGGCTGGACCGAAACGAAGTCGAGAGAGGACGGCACCTATCTCCTGCCCGTGGCCAGCGAGGCCGACACCGAGGGGGGCTACAGCGTATGGCTGAACAACTGGTCACTGCCTCCCGATCTGATCGTTCAGGAGAACTATAACGATGTCATGTCCGGAGCGACAGATATCGATTTTCATGTTGTTCCTCCAACATCCCGGATTGAAGGGAAAGTGGCGGATGAATCGGGGGATCCGATACCCAATGTCCGGGTGTGGGCCAATCGTGAGGATGGCGGAGGCGCCGGTGCCGGGGCCATGACTGACGCTTCCGGGTTCTTCTCAATCGGCGTCATGCACGGCCGCTGGCGGATCGGTGTGGACGGTGGGTACCTGAGACCCGACTATCTCACTCCCAATGATAAAGTTGTGCGCGTAGAGGAGTCCGCCACAGTGACGGTGGATATGACTGTCTACTCGACAGATGCTTCTATCACGGGTACCGTTACACTGGACGGAGCGCCTGTCGCCGGTTTGGGAGTGGAGACGCGCAGCCGTCTGGGGCGGACGCAGACGGTGACGGATCACAACGGTTCCTATACTCTCTCCGTTGCAAGCGCGGCTGATAGTGAAGGAGGCTATCACGTATGGCTCTACGATTTGGAGTTAGCCGAAAAGGTGTTTATTCTCAATGTCTACTACAATCTCCCGTCCAATTCCAGCGGCATTAATTTTCGTCTCACCTACGCCAATGCGTGGGTAGAAGGCAAAGTGCTGGACGATGACGATACCCCTATCACTGACGTGACAGTGTATGTCAATTCCGATGTGTCTCCCTGGAATCAAGCTCAGATCAAGACCGATGAGCTCGGATACTACAAAGTGGGTGTGGTTGAAGGGGAGTGGCACGTGCGTGTCGATGTCTGGGGACTGATACCTCATTACATGGCTTCCCGGGATACGGTGCTGTTCGTGGCCGAAGGAGCCACGGAAATGGTGGATCTATCAGCGTACAAAGCAGATGCCACTATCACGGGTACGGTCTACCTCGATGAATCTCCTATCAGGGAGATTGGCATTCAGGCCAACGCCCCTTTGGGATGGACGGAAACAAAGTCAACTGAAGACGGTAGCTACACACTCTCGGTGGCCAGTGAAGCCGATACGGATATGGGCTATTCGGTCTCGCTCCACGATTGGGAACTGCCTGACAATACCTATGTTGAGAAACGGCATTACGACAATGTCCTGTCCGGATCTTCCGGCATAGAGTTTCACATTCACAAAACGTTGTCGGCTTTTGAGGGGCATGTCTTTTCACTGGCGACGGGTGAGCCGGTGGACAACGGGTGGGTGTGGGCGCGTGACGAAGCAAAAGACTGGGACAGAACTGTGGGGACGCAGCGCAACGGCAAGTTTCGCATGGCCGTTCCCAACGGAACTTACGATATTTTCGCCGGCGCCGGGGGCTATGACGGTCAACTGGTAGAGCGGGATGTAGAGATCTTGGATGAAGTAATGGAGTATAATATCTATCTTGAGGGTGACGGCCCGACTGTCACACTGGATGACGATCCGAGTATGCCGCAATCGTTCGCTCTGCACGCCAACTATCCCAACCCTTTCAACCCCACCACAACCATTCTGTACGATCTACCAGAAGCCGCCACGGTACATCTGGTGATTTACGATGTACTGGGTAAACAGATAAAGACCCTTGTTAATCACTCACAGGATGCTGGTTCTAAGACTGCTATCTGGGATGGTACTGATGGTTTGGGTAGGTCTGTGAGTGCCGGAGTTTACCTGTACCGGATAAAGGCTGGTGAGTTCAGTCAGACGATGAAGATGTTGCTACTGAAATGA
- a CDS encoding family 20 glycosylhydrolase: MEGNPLPTIEVIKPLNEDQKSSILGGEACQWSEFVDGENIESRLWPRTAAIAEKLWSPKSLTNDVEDMYRRLNYLSDLLTHEGSKHATYYDHQLARIAGPKALPQVKKITDFLQEVTYHGRMPALLALEELYLPDYALDRLVDAVRPESMEAKYFNQKVKTSVATPNDELENEIRSQLLIWKNNHQALSPYFKESEKLKDMELLSATLSEVSTKLLKQLDGGVISRDELLEQIAELESGEQGLVFGATEGLRDLTLAASNSKLD; encoded by the coding sequence ATGGAAGGGAATCCTCTTCCTACTATAGAAGTTATAAAACCTTTGAACGAGGACCAAAAATCCTCTATACTAGGAGGCGAGGCTTGCCAATGGTCCGAATTTGTGGATGGAGAGAATATTGAATCTCGGCTTTGGCCTAGAACAGCAGCTATAGCAGAAAAATTATGGTCTCCAAAAAGCTTAACTAACGATGTAGAGGATATGTACCGCCGCTTAAATTATTTATCGGACCTACTTACCCATGAAGGCTCCAAACATGCTACATATTATGACCATCAATTAGCACGTATTGCAGGCCCCAAAGCTTTGCCACAGGTGAAAAAAATAACAGATTTTCTACAAGAGGTGACCTATCATGGTCGGATGCCCGCTTTATTAGCCTTGGAGGAGCTGTATTTACCGGATTATGCGCTAGATCGATTAGTGGACGCCGTTCGACCAGAGAGTATGGAAGCTAAATACTTCAACCAAAAGGTTAAAACCTCTGTTGCTACACCTAATGATGAATTGGAAAATGAAATTCGGTCTCAGCTCCTGATTTGGAAAAATAATCATCAAGCTTTGAGCCCCTATTTTAAGGAATCCGAAAAATTGAAAGATATGGAATTGCTGTCAGCAACTTTATCTGAAGTATCTACCAAATTATTAAAGCAATTGGATGGTGGAGTAATTTCAAGGGATGAATTACTAGAGCAAATCGCGGAATTAGAAAGTGGAGAACAGGGCTTAGTTTTTGGTGCTACAGAGGGTTTACGAGATTTGACTTTGGCTGCATCAAATAGTAAATTGGACTGA